The proteins below are encoded in one region of Lytechinus pictus isolate F3 Inbred chromosome 11, Lp3.0, whole genome shotgun sequence:
- the LOC135156011 gene encoding uncharacterized protein LOC135156011, translating to MADRVVTMWCLLILMFLVPLGTYSLGAVPDGLVYTEMQKTLVSGSQGVLTCRFYGKPWAVYWSKGKFDPLNPIFSIVWDDGAISGPRYDDGSYDIGDNFSLILKNVSASDAGLVYCTVSNYVGHLIDNYTDVSVANTALEMSPHVTLHMRVASYAILRCTVHIKARRVSWTKITSSSANQSLVVIENHQGATEVNGTGYNQGTYNITQDYSLVIGEVRVHHEGLYVCEVTDFDTGISFKDKTFVTVIAQPLAPFPTIQECVYTGKYSSTNEYCTLVAKSKLTLTCEANGYYPALHLYFLYGSKQVEPLEIRELNNTDGTRNKTVTIAVRGSKELYTCVASNIPGRSEDESTSVLLHDERKSKPTVLIILMICKLKILPNLKNMFLSNHDNI from the exons ATGGCGGACAGGGTAGTAACGATGTGGTGTCTGTTAATACTAATGTTCTTGGTGCCATTGG GCACATATTCTCTAGGAGCAGTCCCAGACGGCCTGGTTTATACAGAAATGCAGAAGACACTCGTTAGTGGAAGCCAAGGTGTTCTAACATGTCGTTTCTACGGAAAACCTTGGGCAGTGTACTGGAGTAAAGGCAAATTCGATCCCTTGAATCCAATCTTTTCGATCGTGTGGGACGATGGTGCAATATCGGGTCCCCGATATGACGATGGAAGTTACGACATCGGTGATAACTTTTCCTTAATTCTAAAAAATGTCTCAGCTTCAGATGCAGGACTTGTTTATTGTACGGTATCTAACTACGTCGGGCATTTGATCGATAACTACACTGATGTTTCAGTTGCAA ataCTGCACTTGAAATGAGTCCTCATGTCACCCTGCATATGCGCGTAGCATCGTATGCCATTCTGCGGTGTACTGTTCATATCAAAGCTAGAAGAGTCTCCTGGACAAAGATAACTTCTTCTTCAGCAAACCAGAGCCTTGTTGTAATAGAAAATCACCAAGGTGCTACTGAAGTAAATGGAACAGGGTACAACCAGGGCACCTACAATATCACCCAAGATTACTCCTTGGTCATCGGGGAAGTTCGGGTTCACCATGAAGGTCTTTATGTTTGCGAAGTGACTGACTTTGACACAGGGATATCTTTCAAGGATAAGACATTCGTCACTGTGATTG CCCAACCCTTGGCACCATTTCCAACTATCCAAGAATGCGTTTACACTGGCAAGTACAGTTCAACAAACGAATATTGCACTCTCGTTGCTAAATCAAAGCTGACTCTGACATGTGAAGCTAATGGCTACTACCCGGCTCTACATCTCTATTTCCTATATGGATCAAAACAAGTAGAACCACTGGAAATTAGAGAATTGAATAACACTGACGGAACCAGAAATAAAACGGTCACAATCGCTGTAAGGGGGAGCAAAGAACTGTATACTTGCGTAGCATCTAACATCCCTGGACGTTCTGAAGATGAATCCACATCAGTCCTACTGCATGATGAACGAAAATCCAAACCAACTGTtctgataatattaatgatttgTAAGTTAAAAATACTGCCTAATTTAAAGAATATGTTTTTAAGTAACCACGATAATATTTAG